One genomic region from Halococcus qingdaonensis encodes:
- a CDS encoding DNA polymerase sliding clamp, with protein MFNAIVSAGTLRTALDSVSVLVEECKLHLNDDEIAIRAVDPANVGMVDLTLSADAFESYEADGGVIGVNLSRLQNIAGMAGSDDLVHLELDEETRKLHISIDGLEYTLALIDPESVRQEPDIPDLDLPAKIVLEGRDINRAVKAADMVSDHIALGVEEDAEQFYVDAEGDTDDVHFELDTEDLIDLTVGPAHSLFSLDYLKDMNKAIPGDAEVTIDLGEEFPVKLHFDVAEADGSVTYMLAPRIQSD; from the coding sequence ATGTTCAACGCCATCGTGAGTGCGGGGACGCTCAGAACGGCCCTCGACTCCGTGAGTGTGCTCGTCGAGGAGTGCAAGCTCCACCTCAACGACGACGAGATCGCCATCCGAGCCGTCGACCCTGCCAACGTCGGGATGGTCGATCTGACCCTCTCTGCCGACGCCTTCGAGTCGTACGAGGCCGACGGCGGCGTCATCGGCGTGAACCTCTCCCGGCTCCAGAACATCGCGGGCATGGCCGGCAGCGACGACCTCGTCCACCTCGAACTCGACGAGGAGACCCGCAAGCTCCACATCTCGATCGACGGCCTGGAGTACACGCTCGCGCTCATCGATCCCGAATCGGTCCGCCAGGAGCCCGACATCCCCGATCTCGACCTCCCGGCGAAGATCGTCCTCGAAGGTCGCGACATCAACCGCGCGGTCAAAGCCGCCGACATGGTCTCCGACCACATCGCCCTCGGCGTCGAAGAGGACGCCGAACAGTTCTACGTCGATGCCGAAGGCGACACCGACGACGTCCACTTCGAACTCGATACCGAGGACCTCATCGACCTCACCGTCGGCCCGGCCCACTCGCTGTTCAGCCTCGACTACCTCAAGGACATGAACAAGGCCATCCCCGGCGACGCCGAGGTCACGATCGACCTCGGTGAGGAGTTCCCCGTCAAACTTCACTTCGACGTCGCCGAAGCCGACGGGAGCGTCACCTACATGCTCGCGCCGCGCATCCAGAGCGACTAA
- a CDS encoding 23S rRNA (uridine(2552)-2'-O)-methyltransferase, producing the protein MARRDEYYNKAKQQGYRSRSAYKLQQLDETADLFTDESTVIDLGAAPGGWLQVAAERAPEGRIVGVDRQRIEAIDGVETRRGDLTDEDVREELKADVGEADVVLSDMAPNMSGEYDLDHARSVHLARQALDVAREVLAPGGDLAVKVFDGRDLDRLEDDIEEEFEYVRTVRPDASRDESSELYLVGKGRMTAPIEVGDEQTVEITATGEEGDGIAKIEEYTVFVSDAEEGEQVRVRIADVKPRFGFAERVD; encoded by the coding sequence ATGGCGCGCCGGGACGAATACTACAACAAGGCAAAACAGCAGGGCTACCGCTCACGGTCGGCCTACAAGCTCCAGCAGTTGGACGAGACGGCGGACCTCTTCACCGACGAAAGCACCGTTATCGACCTGGGCGCGGCACCCGGCGGCTGGCTCCAGGTCGCGGCCGAGCGCGCACCGGAGGGCCGCATCGTCGGCGTCGACCGCCAGCGCATCGAGGCGATCGATGGCGTCGAAACCCGCCGTGGCGACCTCACCGACGAGGACGTCAGGGAGGAACTGAAAGCCGACGTCGGCGAGGCGGACGTCGTACTTTCGGATATGGCTCCAAATATGAGCGGCGAGTACGACCTCGATCACGCACGCTCGGTTCATCTCGCCCGCCAGGCTCTGGACGTGGCTCGCGAGGTGCTCGCGCCGGGCGGCGATCTCGCCGTGAAGGTGTTCGACGGTCGCGATCTCGACAGGCTGGAGGACGATATCGAAGAGGAGTTCGAATACGTCAGAACCGTGCGACCCGACGCTTCGCGCGACGAATCCTCCGAGCTCTACCTGGTCGGCAAGGGTCGCATGACAGCCCCCATCGAGGTCGGCGACGAACAGACGGTCGAGATCACCGCCACCGGCGAGGAGGGCGATGGGATCGCCAAGATCGAGGAGTACACTGTGTTCGTGTCCGACGCCGAGGAGGGCGAACAGGTGCGTGTGCGGATCGCGGACGTGAAACCGCGGTTCGGTTTCGCCGAGCGCGTCGACTGA
- the upp gene encoding uracil phosphoribosyltransferase — protein sequence MPISERDSASLITHALARDTLSRLRSADMEQVAFRKGLVKLGRICGYEIIDGAMETEYVSITTPLAETTGERVKGLDDVVIVNVLRAATPFVEGLLKAFPRAKQGVISAGRDEEAGMTDGEFPITIDYTKLPEITAEDTVIVADPMLATGSTMCTVLEHVLADAPEPEDLFVLSAVSAPDGLLRVGERFPEADLLTVSIDERLDENGFIVPGLGDAGDRAFRTQ from the coding sequence ATGCCCATCTCCGAGCGCGATTCGGCGTCGCTCATCACGCACGCACTGGCGCGAGACACGCTCTCACGGCTGCGAAGCGCAGACATGGAACAGGTCGCTTTCCGGAAAGGACTCGTCAAACTCGGCCGCATCTGTGGCTACGAGATCATCGACGGCGCGATGGAGACCGAGTACGTCTCGATCACGACGCCGCTGGCCGAGACCACCGGCGAGCGCGTCAAGGGTCTCGACGACGTCGTCATCGTCAACGTCCTCCGTGCGGCGACACCGTTCGTCGAGGGGCTGCTGAAGGCCTTCCCGCGGGCCAAACAGGGCGTCATCTCGGCGGGCCGCGACGAGGAGGCCGGCATGACCGACGGCGAGTTCCCCATCACCATCGACTACACCAAACTCCCCGAGATCACCGCCGAGGACACCGTGATCGTCGCCGACCCGATGCTCGCCACCGGCTCGACGATGTGCACGGTACTGGAGCACGTCCTCGCCGACGCGCCAGAGCCCGAGGATCTGTTCGTCCTCTCGGCGGTCAGCGCACCCGACGGCCTGCTCCGGGTCGGTGAACGGTTCCCCGAAGCCGACCTCCTCACCGTGAGCATCGACGAACGCCTCGACGAGAACGGCTTCATCGTGCCGGGGCTCGGCGACGCCGGCGACCGTGCGTTCCGGACTCAGTAA
- a CDS encoding SRPBCC family protein, with the protein MREVSASRFVRATPATVERALTPRSLVEYEGSFTVYEVEDTDEGWLVIAGSRGVELALAFELDGEGLTYEQRGDGPLETLETTITYEPKDQGTSVRMRSRVSAGLPLASLTDRVAAWKRRGELRRALSRLAADVE; encoded by the coding sequence ATGCGCGAGGTCAGCGCGTCACGGTTCGTCCGGGCGACCCCGGCGACCGTCGAGCGCGCGCTCACACCGCGGTCGCTCGTCGAATACGAGGGCAGCTTCACCGTCTACGAGGTCGAGGACACCGACGAGGGCTGGCTCGTCATCGCCGGTTCGCGCGGGGTCGAACTCGCGCTCGCCTTCGAACTCGATGGTGAGGGACTGACCTACGAACAGCGCGGCGACGGCCCGCTGGAAACGCTCGAAACGACGATCACGTACGAGCCGAAGGATCAGGGCACCAGCGTCCGGATGCGCTCGCGGGTGAGCGCCGGGCTCCCCCTCGCGTCGCTCACCGACCGCGTGGCCGCCTGGAAGCGCCGCGGCGAACTCCGGCGGGCGCTCTCCCGCCTCGCCGCCGACGTGGAGTGA
- a CDS encoding ArsA family ATPase has translation MREFVFFGGKGGVGKTTVSCAYALKCARAGLDTLVVSTDPAHSTADVFDQEFGDEPRPVEGHDGLSAMEIDPDEEVSEHLMETKRALADQVSPAMVNEIDRQIELAHRTPGAYEAALFDRFIDVMRDSDHDRVVFDTAPTGGALRLLSLPEFLEDWIARLIDKRTESIDLYERAAIGNREARRRIDDDPIIERLRERKEMFEFAGHALRERATFFLVMNPDELSLRETARALDDLDEYGLSVGGLLINRLTPEPDGEEGGRGARYLRERCANERERVATVREEFAPPVRGTIETRVAEVKGDLLAEVAAELDVEVATEPRP, from the coding sequence GTGAGGGAGTTCGTCTTCTTCGGCGGCAAGGGCGGCGTCGGCAAGACCACCGTCTCCTGTGCGTACGCGCTCAAATGCGCCCGGGCGGGGCTCGACACGCTCGTCGTCTCGACCGATCCGGCCCACAGCACCGCCGACGTGTTCGACCAGGAGTTCGGCGACGAGCCACGACCCGTCGAGGGACACGACGGGCTCTCGGCGATGGAGATCGACCCCGACGAGGAAGTCTCCGAACACCTGATGGAGACCAAGCGCGCGCTCGCCGATCAGGTGAGTCCCGCGATGGTCAACGAGATCGACAGACAGATCGAACTCGCCCATCGCACCCCGGGTGCGTACGAGGCCGCGCTGTTCGATCGGTTCATCGACGTGATGCGCGACAGCGACCACGACCGCGTCGTTTTCGACACCGCGCCGACGGGCGGGGCGCTCCGCCTGCTCTCGCTCCCCGAGTTCCTGGAGGACTGGATCGCCCGCCTCATCGACAAGCGCACCGAGAGCATCGACCTCTACGAGCGGGCGGCCATCGGCAACCGTGAGGCCCGCCGCCGGATCGACGACGATCCGATCATCGAGCGTCTGCGCGAGCGAAAGGAGATGTTCGAGTTCGCCGGCCACGCCCTCCGCGAGCGGGCGACCTTCTTCCTCGTGATGAACCCCGACGAACTCTCGCTGCGCGAGACTGCCCGCGCGCTCGACGATCTCGACGAGTACGGGCTCTCGGTTGGCGGGCTGCTCATCAACCGCCTGACACCCGAACCCGACGGCGAAGAGGGTGGTCGCGGCGCACGCTACCTCCGCGAGCGCTGCGCGAACGAGCGCGAGCGCGTCGCGACCGTGCGCGAGGAGTTCGCCCCGCCGGTGCGCGGGACGATCGAGACCCGCGTCGCCGAAGTCAAGGGTGATCTGCTCGCCGAGGTCGCAGCCGAACTCGACGTCGAAGTCGCGACCGAACCGAGACCCTGA
- a CDS encoding carbon starvation CstA family protein, translating into MQVLWLVLLALVTFTLGYVGYSRYLARFVDLDDDRETPAHKYRDGQEYVPSQRSVLLGHHYSSIAGGAPIAGPITAAAAFGWLPAILWIAVGNPLFGAVHDFMSLSSSMRHEGKSIGYIIGEYVGERGKDMLLWFAFLTIILVIAAFAFLIGSIFDAFPQAATASVLYIALAVVFGIYLYQLNLPFLPGAVVFVAAVFAGVWVGLEYPIALAARDGLPAGTIVLFGSALDWLPLAGAINPNVAAWILVTVLYAFAASVLPVWVLLQPRDFLTSSLLYTGVGGMLLAVIVGSLIGFSPVDVVVPAAGIDVTVSSLETQIAPFTGFVHPALGPIFPFLFVTIACGTISGFHSLVSSGTTAKQLNRESDARPIGYGAMLGEGLLAVTAVIAVSIIATSTGSLDAALVTFPAGGGALLTALGIPMLAAAAFIGLVFASFLLTSTDTAARLGRYMLEEIVGTPETSTQKLAVNRYVSTGILAIGGYALVASGTWENIWPLFGGANQTLAALALLVATVWLANWSDNKQLISTGVPLVFMIGVTIVALLWIGVVRNPQTILAGEAGGTVAAASLALQSVVALVLVGLTLGLLYLGITNVRNVRGEAGTAVADGGEPGDD; encoded by the coding sequence ATGCAGGTACTTTGGCTCGTCCTCCTGGCGCTCGTCACGTTTACGCTCGGCTACGTCGGCTACTCGCGCTATCTCGCACGGTTCGTCGATCTCGACGACGACCGCGAGACGCCGGCGCACAAGTACCGTGACGGCCAGGAGTACGTCCCCTCACAGCGGTCGGTACTGCTCGGTCACCACTACTCGTCGATCGCCGGCGGCGCGCCGATCGCCGGCCCGATCACTGCAGCGGCGGCGTTCGGCTGGCTACCGGCGATCCTCTGGATCGCCGTCGGCAACCCCCTCTTCGGCGCGGTCCACGACTTCATGTCGCTGTCGTCGAGCATGCGCCACGAGGGGAAGTCGATCGGCTACATCATCGGCGAATACGTCGGCGAGCGCGGCAAGGACATGCTGCTCTGGTTCGCCTTTCTGACGATCATCCTGGTCATCGCGGCCTTCGCCTTCCTCATCGGCAGCATCTTCGACGCGTTCCCGCAGGCGGCGACCGCCTCCGTGCTCTACATCGCGCTCGCGGTCGTCTTCGGGATCTATCTCTACCAGTTGAACCTCCCCTTCCTTCCGGGAGCGGTGGTGTTCGTCGCGGCGGTGTTCGCCGGCGTCTGGGTCGGGCTCGAATACCCGATCGCGCTGGCCGCTCGCGACGGCCTGCCCGCCGGCACCATCGTCCTGTTCGGGAGCGCGCTCGACTGGCTACCACTTGCGGGAGCGATCAACCCGAACGTGGCCGCCTGGATCCTCGTCACGGTGCTGTACGCGTTCGCCGCGAGCGTGCTCCCGGTGTGGGTGTTGCTCCAGCCGCGCGATTTCCTCACGTCGAGCCTGCTCTACACCGGCGTCGGCGGCATGCTGCTCGCGGTGATCGTCGGCTCGCTCATCGGCTTTAGTCCTGTGGACGTCGTGGTGCCGGCGGCGGGCATTGACGTGACGGTGAGCTCGCTCGAAACCCAGATCGCACCCTTTACCGGTTTCGTCCATCCCGCACTCGGTCCGATCTTCCCGTTCCTGTTCGTCACGATCGCCTGCGGGACGATCAGCGGCTTCCACTCGCTGGTCTCCTCGGGGACGACGGCCAAGCAGTTGAACAGGGAGAGCGACGCCCGGCCGATCGGTTACGGCGCAATGCTCGGCGAGGGATTGCTCGCGGTGACGGCGGTCATCGCGGTCTCGATCATCGCCACCTCCACCGGGTCGCTCGACGCGGCGCTCGTCACCTTCCCGGCTGGCGGCGGCGCGCTGCTCACGGCGCTCGGCATCCCGATGCTCGCTGCGGCGGCATTCATCGGCCTGGTGTTCGCGAGCTTCCTGCTGACGAGCACCGACACCGCGGCACGGCTCGGCCGCTACATGCTCGAGGAGATCGTCGGCACGCCCGAGACGAGCACGCAGAAACTCGCCGTCAACCGTTACGTGAGCACCGGCATCCTCGCGATCGGTGGCTACGCGCTCGTCGCCAGCGGCACGTGGGAGAACATCTGGCCGCTGTTTGGCGGGGCAAACCAGACGCTCGCGGCGCTCGCGCTGCTGGTCGCGACGGTCTGGCTCGCCAACTGGAGCGACAACAAGCAGCTCATCAGCACGGGCGTGCCGCTCGTGTTCATGATCGGCGTCACGATCGTCGCACTGCTGTGGATCGGCGTCGTCCGCAATCCACAGACGATCCTCGCGGGTGAAGCCGGCGGGACGGTCGCGGCCGCATCGCTCGCGCTCCAAAGTGTGGTGGCACTCGTGCTCGTCGGACTCACGCTGGGGCTGCTCTATCTCGGCATCACTAACGTCAGAAACGTCCGCGGCGAGGCGGGCACGGCCGTCGCTGACGGGGGTGAGCCGGGCGACGACTAA
- a CDS encoding sterol desaturase, translated as MNPMRSRALAAAAGGLAGGATFVWLVADLALAGTIALTWAVGVRLTLRYRWLLSMRAETRRVSLWSGAFAALVTLSAFFGVGPSLPLSAELRFALGLLVVGVGYASVTLGVAMASGRTDDAPRESREGTEAGSS; from the coding sequence ATGAACCCCATGCGCTCGCGAGCACTCGCCGCAGCCGCCGGCGGTCTCGCCGGCGGCGCGACGTTCGTCTGGCTCGTCGCCGATCTCGCGCTCGCGGGTACCATCGCTCTGACCTGGGCGGTCGGGGTCCGGCTCACGCTTCGCTATCGATGGCTGCTCTCGATGCGAGCCGAGACGCGCCGTGTGTCCCTTTGGTCCGGCGCGTTTGCCGCGCTCGTCACCCTCAGTGCGTTCTTCGGCGTTGGTCCGTCGCTCCCGTTGTCGGCCGAACTCCGCTTCGCGCTCGGGCTGCTGGTCGTCGGTGTCGGCTACGCGTCGGTGACCCTCGGCGTGGCGATGGCGAGCGGCCGTACCGACGATGCACCACGCGAGTCACGGGAGGGAACCGAGGCGGGCTCGTCCTGA
- a CDS encoding inorganic phosphate transporter: MVLGTPPVTIVLQASASLLVAGAAVLASLGMAWALGASSNSPPFAPAVGANALPTMRAAFFIGTFAALGALAQGGSISETVGKGLIDGVSISPLAAIAALLTAAGFIAIGVRTGYPIPAAFATTGAVVGAGLALGGAPAYDTYQRLGLFWVAVPFVSATIAYVTATLLRREDVPEELSVSLLSAVVGFVLANVEFTFIPAASGTGTLADYLSRSLGGAPALFGSYDAFAFGTSLVVGVLVFVFVRREMRHSVDAGIRKFLIGLGAIVAFSSGGSQVGLATGPLEPLFDSFGTPGIVLLGLGALGILLGAWMGSPRLLQAVSREYSQLGVRRSIAALIPGFLIAQTAIALGIPFSFNNVIIGGVIGSGLVVGSTGVSARKIGFTVLAWLGTLVGTLAVGFGLYRGLALVVGG; encoded by the coding sequence ATGGTTCTCGGGACACCGCCGGTGACGATCGTCCTCCAGGCGTCGGCGTCGCTGCTCGTGGCCGGCGCGGCGGTGCTCGCGAGCCTCGGGATGGCGTGGGCGCTCGGTGCCTCGTCGAACTCGCCACCCTTCGCCCCGGCGGTCGGCGCAAACGCGCTCCCGACGATGCGCGCGGCCTTCTTCATCGGGACGTTCGCCGCGCTCGGCGCACTCGCACAGGGCGGTAGCATCTCCGAAACGGTCGGCAAGGGGCTCATCGACGGTGTTTCGATCTCGCCGCTGGCCGCGATCGCCGCTCTCCTGACGGCAGCAGGGTTCATCGCGATCGGGGTCCGCACCGGCTACCCCATCCCTGCGGCGTTCGCCACGACGGGTGCGGTCGTCGGTGCGGGGCTCGCCCTCGGCGGCGCGCCCGCCTACGACACCTACCAGCGACTCGGCCTGTTCTGGGTGGCGGTGCCGTTCGTCTCGGCGACGATCGCCTACGTAACGGCGACCCTACTGCGCCGCGAGGACGTCCCCGAGGAACTCAGCGTGTCGCTTCTCAGCGCCGTCGTCGGCTTCGTTCTCGCGAACGTCGAGTTTACGTTCATCCCTGCCGCGAGCGGGACGGGGACGCTCGCGGACTATCTCTCGCGCTCGCTCGGCGGTGCGCCGGCGCTGTTCGGGTCATACGACGCGTTCGCGTTCGGCACGAGCCTCGTGGTCGGTGTCCTAGTCTTCGTCTTCGTACGCCGCGAGATGCGCCACTCGGTGGACGCCGGCATCAGGAAGTTCCTGATCGGTCTCGGTGCGATCGTGGCGTTCTCCTCCGGCGGCAGCCAGGTCGGGCTCGCCACCGGCCCGCTGGAGCCCCTGTTCGACTCGTTCGGAACGCCCGGGATCGTCCTGCTTGGACTCGGGGCGCTCGGTATCCTCCTCGGTGCCTGGATGGGGTCGCCACGCCTGCTCCAGGCCGTCTCGCGCGAGTACTCACAGCTCGGCGTTCGGCGATCGATCGCGGCGCTGATCCCCGGCTTTCTCATCGCACAGACCGCCATCGCGCTCGGGATCCCGTTCTCGTTCAACAACGTCATCATCGGCGGCGTCATCGGCAGCGGTCTCGTCGTGGGCTCGACGGGTGTTTCGGCACGCAAGATCGGCTTCACCGTGCTCGCCTGGCTCGGAACGCTCGTCGGAACGCTCGCCGTCGGGTTCGGACTGTATCGCGGGCTGGCGCTGGTCGTCGGTGGATGA
- the hisI gene encoding phosphoribosyl-AMP cyclohydrolase, whose product MSRTESAVDVAFGDDGLVTVVAQDAASGQVLMVAHASPEAVERTHETALAHYYSRSRDELWQKGESSGHVQHVEEIRVDCDGDALLYRVSQEGGACHTGHESCFYRTLDGDIVGERVFDPDAVYD is encoded by the coding sequence ATGAGCCGGACGGAATCGGCCGTCGACGTCGCTTTCGGCGATGACGGGTTGGTGACGGTCGTCGCACAGGACGCGGCCTCCGGACAGGTGCTGATGGTCGCCCACGCCTCCCCAGAGGCCGTCGAGCGCACTCACGAGACAGCGCTCGCCCACTACTACTCCCGCAGCCGCGACGAGCTCTGGCAGAAAGGGGAGTCGAGCGGCCACGTCCAGCACGTCGAGGAGATACGGGTCGACTGCGACGGCGACGCGCTCCTCTATCGCGTCAGCCAGGAAGGCGGGGCCTGTCACACTGGCCACGAGAGCTGTTTCTACCGCACGCTCGACGGCGATATCGTCGGCGAGCGCGTCTTCGATCCCGACGCAGTGTATGACTGA
- a CDS encoding DUF7118 family protein — protein MTESTADLAEELAAAHESCEEIDAEIAEHGEAALETLADAHDRATTLLDSYEERATGTGDFESFVEFQESFDELVDSLDEDMALRSAFEDANDRFDKRRLSASDFAAARDALAPVAERVELLDKRARRRERYREARRHAVVRRDELDEEIAELERLASLSDVDLDAPIAELREPVENYDERVRAAFRRFRNEASARDVLRFVERTEQYPLVPFRPPPDDLHEYVETSPVGTESLTQLVDYADYSPSKLAHYVDDPERLRKNVAIHRSYLDGLDATALGIGWPPPPALDCRFLLNELVSVVDRFAPDDVVKTLHELRAFTREERYEQLQRAAMAREELTERERERLAAGTVEDELASAKADRERLVAALSSHPGP, from the coding sequence ATGACTGAGAGTACGGCCGACCTCGCCGAGGAGCTCGCCGCGGCACACGAGTCCTGCGAGGAAATCGATGCCGAGATAGCCGAACACGGCGAGGCAGCGCTCGAAACGCTCGCCGACGCCCACGACCGCGCGACGACGTTGCTCGATAGCTACGAGGAGCGCGCAACCGGCACGGGCGATTTCGAGTCGTTCGTCGAGTTCCAGGAGTCGTTCGACGAACTCGTCGACTCGCTCGACGAGGACATGGCTCTGCGATCGGCGTTCGAGGACGCGAACGATCGCTTCGACAAGCGCCGGCTCTCGGCGAGCGATTTCGCGGCCGCCCGTGACGCGCTCGCGCCGGTCGCCGAACGCGTCGAACTGCTCGACAAGCGTGCGCGACGCCGTGAGCGGTATCGGGAGGCGCGCCGGCACGCGGTCGTCCGCCGCGACGAGCTCGACGAGGAGATCGCCGAGCTGGAGCGGCTCGCCTCGCTCTCGGACGTCGATCTCGACGCGCCGATCGCCGAGCTTCGAGAACCCGTCGAGAACTACGACGAACGGGTCAGGGCGGCGTTTCGACGGTTTAGGAACGAGGCGAGCGCGCGCGACGTCCTCCGGTTCGTCGAGCGCACCGAACAGTACCCGCTCGTCCCGTTTCGCCCGCCGCCAGACGACCTCCACGAGTACGTCGAGACGAGCCCTGTCGGCACCGAATCGCTCACGCAGCTCGTCGACTACGCCGACTACTCGCCGTCGAAGCTCGCCCACTACGTCGACGATCCAGAACGACTCCGGAAGAACGTCGCCATCCACAGGAGCTATCTCGACGGACTCGACGCGACGGCGCTCGGGATCGGCTGGCCACCGCCGCCCGCCCTCGACTGTCGCTTTCTCCTGAACGAACTCGTCTCGGTCGTCGACCGATTCGCGCCGGACGACGTGGTGAAAACCCTCCACGAACTCCGTGCGTTCACCCGCGAGGAGCGCTACGAACAGCTCCAGCGCGCCGCGATGGCTCGCGAAGAACTCACCGAGCGCGAACGCGAACGTCTCGCCGCCGGCACGGTCGAGGACGAACTGGCGAGTGCAAAAGCGGATCGTGAACGACTCGTGGCGGCGCTCTCATCCCATCCCGGCCCCTGA
- the glmM gene encoding phosphoglucosamine mutase — translation MQLFGSSGIRGVANEEVTPTLCLRIGLAVGTLVDGQAAVGRDTRATGEMLADATASGLASAGSDVDRLGALPTPALQSYAEREGVPAVMITASHNPPQYNGIKLVGSDGVEFGVDRLEQVEELLDDGTFEHARWDGTGNTRQVTSARREYVEEVVAAIDRERIAAADLTVALDPGHGAGSLTSPGLFRKLGCEVHTVNAQRDGSFPGRDPEPVPEHLTDLGRLVRATDADVGIAHDGDADRAIFFDEYGNYIEGDATLAVLADATLDDGDSTVSAVTVSQRLVDVASEAGATLELTPVGSTRIISRVRELHDDGVSVPIAGEGNGGVLFPDHRLARDGAYTAARFLELLADRSASAVVEAVGGYHNVRTTVGYESDADRATLLAAAAAYADESEGELNDTDGYRLDFGDAWLLVRESGTEPVVRIYTEAGSEARAHELADGIGDRLDRALDG, via the coding sequence ATGCAACTGTTCGGGTCGAGTGGGATTCGCGGGGTCGCGAACGAGGAGGTGACGCCGACGCTCTGTCTGCGGATCGGGCTGGCCGTCGGGACGCTCGTCGACGGCCAGGCGGCCGTCGGGCGGGACACGCGTGCGACGGGCGAGATGCTCGCCGACGCGACGGCGAGCGGACTCGCGAGCGCCGGCAGCGACGTCGATCGATTGGGTGCGCTGCCGACGCCGGCTCTGCAGTCGTACGCCGAGCGCGAGGGGGTGCCGGCGGTGATGATCACCGCCTCGCACAACCCGCCACAGTACAACGGGATCAAACTCGTCGGCAGCGACGGTGTCGAGTTCGGCGTCGACCGGCTGGAGCAGGTCGAGGAACTGCTTGACGACGGGACGTTCGAGCACGCTCGCTGGGACGGGACGGGGAACACTCGTCAGGTGACGAGCGCGCGCCGCGAGTACGTTGAGGAGGTCGTCGCAGCCATCGATCGCGAGCGGATCGCCGCGGCCGATCTCACCGTGGCGCTCGATCCCGGTCACGGGGCGGGGTCGCTCACCAGCCCGGGATTGTTCAGGAAACTCGGCTGCGAGGTCCACACGGTCAACGCACAGCGCGACGGGAGCTTCCCGGGGCGCGATCCCGAGCCAGTACCGGAACATCTCACGGACCTCGGTCGGCTGGTGCGCGCAACGGACGCCGACGTCGGCATCGCCCACGACGGCGACGCCGATCGGGCGATCTTCTTCGACGAGTACGGGAACTACATCGAGGGCGACGCGACGCTCGCGGTACTGGCCGACGCGACGCTCGACGACGGCGACAGCACCGTCTCGGCGGTGACGGTCTCGCAACGACTGGTCGACGTCGCCAGCGAGGCGGGTGCGACGCTCGAACTCACGCCCGTCGGGAGCACGCGCATTATCTCACGGGTACGCGAACTCCACGACGACGGCGTTTCGGTGCCGATCGCCGGCGAGGGCAACGGTGGCGTGCTCTTTCCCGACCATCGGCTCGCCCGTGACGGCGCGTACACCGCGGCTCGCTTCCTCGAACTGCTCGCCGATCGCTCGGCGAGCGCGGTCGTCGAGGCGGTCGGTGGCTACCACAACGTGCGGACGACCGTCGGCTACGAAAGCGACGCCGACCGTGCGACGCTGCTCGCCGCCGCTGCAGCGTACGCCGACGAGAGCGAGGGCGAACTGAACGACACCGACGGCTACCGACTCGACTTCGGCGATGCCTGGCTGCTCGTCCGCGAAAGCGGCACCGAACCCGTCGTGCGCATCTACACCGAGGCCGGCTCCGAAGCACGCGCCCACGAACTCGCCGACGGCATCGGCGACCGACTCGATCGCGCGCTCGACGGCTGA